A genomic window from Lotus japonicus ecotype B-129 chromosome 1, LjGifu_v1.2 includes:
- the LOC130731003 gene encoding probable receptor-like protein kinase At2g47060: protein MGCFSCCEEDDFHRTAETGGPYMVKNSGNDGNHHASETAKQGAQTVKIQPIEVPEIPVDELKEITDTFGESSLIGEGSYGRVYYGVLKSEQAAAIKKLDASKQPDNEFLAQVSMVSRLKHDNFVQLLGYCVDGNSRILVYEFASNGSLHDILHGRKGVKGAQPGPVLTWAQRVKIAVGAAKGLEYLHEKADPHIIHRDIKSSNVLIFDDDVAKIADFDLSNQAPDMAARLHSTRVLGTFGYHAPEYAMTGQLNAKSDVYSFGVVLLELLTGRKPVDHTLPRGQQSLVTWATPKLSEDKVRQCVDARLGGEYPPKAVAKLAAVAALCVQYEADFRPNMSIVVKALQPLLNARHGPAGDAPN, encoded by the exons ATGGGTTGTTTCAGCTGTTGTGAAGAAGATGACTTCCACAGGACTGCTGAAACTGGGGGACCATATATGGTGAAAAACTCAG GAAATGATGGAAATCACCATGCTTCTGAAACCGCAAAGCAGGGTGCTCAAACTGTTAAAATTCAGCCCATTGAAGTTCCTGAAATACCAGTGGATGAACTCAAAGAAATTACAGATACCTTTGGAGAGAGTTCTCTGATTGGAGAGGGATCCTATGGAAGAGTATATTATGGCGTTCTTAAGAGTGAGCAGGCTGCAGCAATCAAGAAATTAGATGCCAGTAAACAGCCTGATAATGAATTTTTAGCCCAG GTTTCAATGGTTTCACGACTGAAGCATGACAATTTTGTCCAATTGCTTGGTTATTGTGTTGACGGAAACTCTCGAATTCTTGTTTATGAGTTTGCATCTAATGGGTCTCTTCATGATATTTTACATG GCAGAAAAGGTGTTAAAGGAGCACAGCCTGGTCCTGTTCTGACATGGGCACAGCGAGTTAAAATTGCTGTAGGGGCTGCAAAAGGGCTTGAGTACTTGCACGAGAAGGCTGATCCCCACATTATCCACCGGGACATCAAGTCAAGCAACGTGCTAATctttgatgatgatgttgcTAAAATTGCAGATTTTGATTTGTCAAATCAGGCTCCTGACATGGCAGCACGTCTTCATTCCACCCGTGTCCTTGGAACCTTCGGTTATCATGCACCTGA ATATGCAATGACTGGGCAATTGAATGCTAAGAGTGACGTATACAGCTTTGGTGTTGTCCTTCTGGAACTTTTGACTGGAAGGAAGCCTGTTGATCATACACTACCACGTGGGCAGCAGAGCCTGGTTACTTGG GCTACACCAAAACTAAGTGAGGATAAAGTCAGACAGTGTGTAGATGCAAGACTAGGAGGAGAATACCCACCCAAAGCTGTTGCAAAG TTGGCTGCCGTTGCTGCACTGTGCGTGCAATATGAAGCTGATTTCAGACCAAACATGAGCATTGTAGTCAAGGCTCTTCAGCCTTTGTTGAATGCAAGGCATGGACCTGCTGGTGACGCACCAAACTAA